From Candidatus Thermokryptus mobilis, the proteins below share one genomic window:
- the groL gene encoding chaperonin GroEL (60 kDa chaperone family; promotes refolding of misfolded polypeptides especially under stressful conditions; forms two stacked rings of heptamers to form a barrel-shaped 14mer; ends can be capped by GroES; misfolded proteins enter the barrel where they are refolded when GroES binds), producing the protein MAAKDILFNADARAALKRGVDKLSEAVKVTLGPKGRNVIIDKKFGPPVVTKDGVTVAKEIELEDPVENMGAQLIREVASKTSDVAGDGTTTATVLAQAIFKEGLKNVVAGRNPMDLKRGIDMAVQKVVEGLKEISREVKDKKQIAYVGAISANNDMSIGQLIADAMDKVGRDGVITVEEAKGTETTMEIVEGMQFDRGYLSPYFVTNPDTMECVLENPYILIHDKKISSLKDFLPILEKVAQSGKPLLVIAEDVEGEALATLVVNKLRGTLRCCAVKAPGFGERRKAMLEDIAILTGGTVISEEKGFKLENAQLSYLGQAKKVVVDKDNTTIVEGAGNKEDIKRRINEIKVQIEKTTSDYDREKLQERLAKLSGGVAVLKIGAATEVEMKEKKARVEDALHATKAAVEEGIVPGGGVAYLRVMHKLDELKPENEDQAVGIDIVRRALEEPIRQIIANAGLEPSVIVQKVKEGKDDFGFNAQTEQFENLLESGVIDPTKVVRVALENAASVASLLLTTEAVVFEKPEKEKTPAVPGGMSDMY; encoded by the coding sequence ATGGCAGCAAAAGACATACTTTTCAATGCTGATGCACGTGCAGCTTTAAAGCGTGGTGTTGATAAGCTCTCGGAGGCAGTAAAAGTTACACTCGGTCCAAAAGGGCGGAATGTTATTATAGATAAAAAGTTTGGACCGCCTGTTGTGACAAAGGATGGGGTAACGGTTGCTAAGGAAATTGAGCTTGAGGACCCGGTTGAAAACATGGGAGCACAGTTGATTCGTGAAGTTGCTTCAAAAACGAGCGATGTGGCTGGTGATGGGACAACCACGGCAACCGTTCTCGCTCAAGCAATATTTAAAGAAGGATTGAAGAATGTCGTGGCTGGGAGAAACCCAATGGACCTGAAGCGTGGAATTGATATGGCTGTACAAAAAGTTGTTGAGGGCTTGAAGGAGATTAGTCGTGAGGTCAAGGATAAGAAGCAAATTGCCTATGTCGGGGCAATTTCTGCTAACAATGATATGTCAATTGGGCAGTTGATCGCTGATGCTATGGATAAGGTTGGTCGTGATGGTGTTATAACTGTTGAAGAGGCAAAGGGAACGGAGACGACGATGGAGATTGTGGAAGGTATGCAATTTGATAGAGGTTATCTTTCACCATATTTCGTGACGAATCCTGACACAATGGAATGCGTCCTTGAAAATCCGTATATCTTGATCCATGACAAGAAGATAAGCTCATTGAAAGATTTCCTCCCGATACTTGAAAAGGTGGCTCAATCTGGAAAACCTTTGCTTGTAATTGCTGAAGATGTTGAGGGTGAGGCACTTGCTACACTCGTTGTAAATAAACTCCGGGGGACTTTGCGTTGTTGTGCAGTTAAAGCGCCAGGATTTGGTGAAAGAAGGAAAGCAATGCTTGAAGATATCGCAATACTGACTGGTGGGACGGTGATTTCTGAAGAGAAAGGGTTCAAACTTGAAAATGCTCAGCTCTCATACCTTGGTCAAGCCAAGAAGGTTGTTGTTGACAAGGACAATACAACAATCGTTGAGGGAGCCGGAAATAAGGAAGATATCAAGCGTCGTATAAATGAAATCAAGGTTCAGATTGAGAAGACGACATCTGATTATGATAGAGAGAAACTTCAAGAGCGTCTTGCTAAGTTGAGCGGTGGTGTTGCTGTTTTAAAGATTGGTGCTGCTACAGAAGTTGAGATGAAGGAGAAGAAGGCAAGGGTTGAAGATGCTTTACATGCAACAAAAGCAGCAGTTGAAGAGGGAATTGTCCCAGGTGGTGGTGTTGCATATCTTAGGGTTATGCATAAACTTGATGAGCTTAAACCTGAAAATGAGGATCAGGCGGTTGGTATTGATATCGTCAGGAGAGCGCTTGAAGAGCCGATAAGACAGATAATTGCTAATGCTGGTCTTGAGCCGTCGGTGATAGTTCAAAAGGTTAAGGAGGGCAAGGATGACTTTGGTTTCAATGCTCAAACTGAGCAATTTGAGAACCTACTTGAATCAGGGGTTATTGACCCAACGAAGGTTGTCCGTGTTGCGCTTGAAAACGCTGCAAGTGTTGCTTCGCTGTTGTTGACGACAGAGGCGGTTGTGTTTGAGAAGCCCGAAAAGGAAAAAACCCCGGCAGTTCCAGGTGGAATGAGCGATATGTATTAA
- the groES gene encoding co-chaperone GroES, which produces MAKVNIRPLSDRVVVKPLPAEEVTKSGLVIPDTAKERPQQGEVIAVGPGRITDDGKKIPMEVKVGDKVLYGKYAGTEISIDGEEFLIMRESDILAIIE; this is translated from the coding sequence ATGGCAAAAGTTAACATTCGTCCTCTTTCAGATAGGGTTGTGGTAAAGCCATTACCTGCTGAAGAGGTTACGAAGAGCGGACTTGTGATACCTGACACTGCGAAGGAGCGCCCACAACAGGGGGAGGTTATTGCGGTGGGTCCGGGTAGGATAACTGATGATGGGAAGAAAATCCCGATGGAGGTTAAAGTTGGCGACAAAGTCCTTTATGGGAAATACGCTGGAACGGAGATTTCAATTGACGGTGAGGAGTTCTTGATCATGAGGGAAAGCGATATACTTGCAATCATTGAATGA
- a CDS encoding Lon protease family protein — MERLKYKHKFKELNPDELKWSCPVEKLQFETTDEIEPLEDIIGQDRALKALKLGTELFAPGYNVFVCGLTGTGRMTTIKHILKQISPKAPQAPDRCYVYNFKNPDEPRLLEFPRGQAIMFKRNMEAMIFYLKQKIPRTLEDEKYVDARNKVIEKYQRKEQELLREFQKKVEKERFAIINMQVENVIKPSIVPIVEGKPVPIEQLVNLAKSGKISEEEVKAIERKYLELQAQMQEIFKKEMILARELSRELEELEREAVRSIVDGIIDEIKEQFKIPKVHEYLDDVRKHILNNLHIFKATAEQVKSVPFSPEQKEEVDPFLPYRVNVILDNSEQEGVPVIIETTPTFSNIFGTIEKVYDSRGFWRTDFTKIKAGSILKADGGYLVLNARDALSEPGVWKALKRTLMYRKLEIQPMDVFFQISSISLKPEPIEINTKIIMLGDPELYHLLYEYDEDFQKIFKIKADFDFEMDLNDEAIIQYAKFIRKICRDENLRPFEREAIGKVVEFAVRQAGRRDKITTRFSTIADLIREADYWARVDGSNQVKPSHVQKAIQESFERRKMIEDKIKEMISKGVILVDVTGERVGQVNGLTIYEIGDYRFGRPVRITASVSMGRAGIINIERESNLSGRIHDKGVLILAGYLREKYAQDKPLTLSASICFEQSYSGIDGDSASSTELYALLSALSGLPIKQGIAVTGSVNQKGDIQPIGGVNEKIEGFFDVCKAKGLTGEQGVIIPKKNVDDLMLRDDVVEAVKKGLFHIYPVETIDEGIEILTGVKAGKRLKDGKFEPGTVNYLVDKRLREISKGLKKFTSD; from the coding sequence ATGGAGCGATTAAAATATAAGCACAAATTCAAAGAGTTAAATCCCGATGAATTAAAATGGTCATGTCCAGTTGAGAAATTACAATTTGAAACAACCGATGAGATTGAGCCACTTGAGGATATAATCGGTCAGGATAGGGCTTTAAAGGCGCTGAAACTGGGGACGGAGCTTTTCGCTCCTGGTTATAATGTTTTTGTTTGTGGTTTGACGGGGACAGGGCGTATGACGACGATAAAACACATTTTGAAGCAAATTTCCCCCAAGGCGCCACAGGCTCCGGATAGGTGTTATGTTTACAACTTCAAAAATCCCGATGAGCCGCGACTTCTTGAATTTCCCCGGGGTCAGGCGATAATGTTTAAGCGAAATATGGAAGCGATGATTTTTTATCTGAAGCAGAAAATCCCAAGGACGCTTGAAGATGAAAAGTATGTTGACGCAAGGAATAAAGTTATTGAGAAATATCAGAGGAAGGAGCAGGAACTTTTAAGGGAATTTCAGAAAAAAGTTGAGAAGGAAAGATTCGCCATAATAAACATGCAGGTTGAAAATGTCATAAAGCCTAGCATTGTCCCGATAGTTGAAGGTAAGCCAGTTCCAATTGAACAGCTCGTAAATCTTGCCAAGTCGGGTAAAATATCCGAGGAGGAAGTCAAGGCGATAGAGCGCAAATATCTTGAGCTTCAGGCGCAGATGCAGGAAATTTTCAAAAAGGAGATGATACTTGCAAGGGAGCTTTCAAGGGAACTTGAAGAGCTTGAACGTGAGGCGGTTAGGTCAATTGTTGATGGAATAATTGATGAGATAAAAGAGCAGTTTAAAATACCGAAAGTCCACGAATATCTTGACGATGTTCGCAAGCATATTTTGAACAATCTACATATTTTCAAAGCTACAGCTGAACAAGTTAAGTCAGTGCCATTTTCCCCCGAACAAAAAGAGGAAGTTGACCCATTTCTTCCTTATCGTGTTAATGTCATACTTGATAACTCTGAACAGGAAGGCGTTCCTGTTATAATTGAGACTACACCGACATTTTCAAATATATTCGGGACGATAGAGAAGGTTTATGATTCGCGAGGTTTTTGGAGGACTGATTTTACAAAGATAAAAGCTGGTTCAATTTTAAAGGCGGACGGTGGCTATCTCGTTTTAAATGCAAGGGATGCGTTAAGTGAGCCAGGTGTTTGGAAAGCACTTAAGAGAACGCTTATGTATAGAAAACTTGAAATTCAGCCGATGGATGTTTTCTTTCAGATAAGTTCAATTTCTTTGAAGCCAGAACCAATTGAGATAAATACAAAAATTATAATGCTTGGAGACCCTGAACTTTATCATTTGCTTTATGAATATGACGAGGACTTTCAGAAGATTTTCAAGATAAAGGCGGATTTTGATTTTGAAATGGATTTGAACGATGAAGCGATAATTCAATATGCGAAATTTATAAGGAAGATTTGTAGGGATGAAAATTTGAGACCATTTGAGAGGGAAGCAATTGGTAAAGTTGTTGAATTTGCTGTGCGTCAAGCTGGCAGAAGGGATAAAATTACCACAAGGTTTAGCACTATAGCTGATTTAATACGGGAGGCGGATTACTGGGCGAGAGTTGATGGAAGCAATCAAGTTAAACCTTCACATGTTCAGAAAGCGATTCAGGAAAGTTTTGAAAGAAGGAAGATGATTGAGGATAAAATAAAAGAGATGATATCAAAGGGTGTTATACTTGTTGATGTAACCGGTGAAAGGGTTGGGCAAGTTAATGGTTTGACAATTTATGAGATTGGTGATTATAGATTTGGTAGACCCGTTAGAATAACTGCGAGCGTTTCAATGGGCAGGGCTGGGATTATCAACATTGAGAGGGAGTCAAATTTAAGCGGTAGAATTCACGATAAGGGGGTTTTAATCTTAGCTGGTTATTTGCGTGAGAAATACGCGCAGGATAAACCATTAACTTTATCAGCGAGTATTTGTTTTGAGCAGTCGTATTCTGGAATTGATGGGGATAGCGCATCTTCAACAGAGCTTTACGCATTACTTTCAGCTCTTTCGGGCTTGCCGATAAAACAAGGTATTGCGGTTACCGGTTCAGTTAATCAAAAAGGGGACATTCAGCCAATAGGTGGAGTAAATGAGAAGATAGAAGGTTTCTTTGATGTGTGTAAGGCGAAAGGTTTAACAGGCGAACAAGGTGTGATAATACCGAAGAAAAATGTTGATGATTTAATGTTAAGGGATGATGTCGTTGAAGCAGTTAAAAAAGGTTTGTTTCACATTTATCCAGTTGAAACGATAGACGAGGGCATTGAAATTTTAACAGGTGTAAAAGCAGGCAAACGACTTAAAGACGGAAAATTTGAACCAGGCACAGTCAATTACCTTGTTGATAAAAGATTAAGAGAAATATCAAAGGGTTTGAAAAAATTTACAAGTGATTAA
- a CDS encoding ParB/RepB/Spo0J family partition protein, whose translation MPRVRWKIYPVTEHLPDEIKELAKEIEKDGGTVLTIYQEPYGKNWQIFALLPLEKVKPTPFQRDLSSSHVKRLQEVIEQVKRFIDPIVAVRYAEGEYWTPNGNHRREALLQLGAKEIPAIIIPDMSVAFHILSLNTEKAHNLKEKALEVIRMYRGLLETNGKISEMEYSFQFEEAYFITLGLIYEKHLKFSGSAYVPILKKVDNFIDAPLPEALSVREKRAELLKEVDDVIEPIVQSLRERGINHPFLKQAVVSKVNPIKRKRTATIEYDELFKQMRKSLEKLDPSSITMEELIAIASEMSGWSD comes from the coding sequence ATGCCAAGAGTCAGGTGGAAAATATACCCGGTTACGGAACATCTTCCAGACGAGATAAAGGAACTTGCAAAAGAAATTGAAAAAGACGGGGGAACTGTCCTAACAATATATCAAGAGCCATATGGCAAGAATTGGCAAATATTTGCGCTTCTACCACTTGAAAAGGTAAAACCAACCCCATTCCAAAGAGACCTTTCCTCATCTCATGTCAAACGTCTTCAAGAAGTGATTGAACAAGTCAAAAGATTCATTGACCCGATCGTTGCCGTAAGATACGCGGAGGGTGAATATTGGACGCCAAATGGCAACCATAGAAGGGAAGCCCTCCTACAACTTGGAGCTAAAGAAATACCTGCTATAATTATCCCAGACATGTCAGTCGCGTTTCACATCCTCTCGTTAAACACTGAAAAAGCGCATAACCTTAAAGAAAAAGCGCTTGAAGTGATCAGAATGTATAGGGGATTACTTGAAACGAATGGGAAAATTTCGGAAATGGAATATTCATTCCAATTTGAAGAAGCTTACTTTATAACGCTTGGTCTAATATACGAGAAACATTTGAAGTTCAGTGGTTCTGCTTATGTCCCGATACTTAAAAAGGTTGATAATTTCATTGACGCACCGTTGCCAGAAGCACTTTCAGTAAGAGAAAAAAGAGCGGAGCTTTTGAAAGAAGTTGATGATGTGATTGAACCGATAGTTCAAAGCTTGAGAGAAAGAGGGATTAACCATCCTTTCTTAAAGCAAGCGGTTGTTTCAAAAGTAAACCCAATAAAAAGGAAGAGAACTGCAACGATTGAATATGATGAACTCTTCAAACAAATGAGAAAATCACTTGAAAAACTTGATCCATCTTCAATAACGATGGAAGAGCTTATAGCTATTGCCTCCGAGATGAGCGGTTGGAGCGATTAA
- a CDS encoding cupin domain-containing protein, with protein sequence MSNKVRFLKFSDFNWEGVEVKQYKDERNTWLNVSRRVIVGKSGENTKFHVRYFEIAPGGYSTLEKHRHEHVVICVRGNGLAVAGDDVYEMNFMDVIYIGSNVPHQFINQSDEPFGFICIVDAKRDKPKLLKRSEIFELLKSEKVSKVVRIPETYPIQV encoded by the coding sequence ATGAGCAACAAAGTCAGATTTTTAAAGTTCAGTGATTTCAATTGGGAAGGAGTTGAAGTAAAACAATATAAAGATGAAAGAAACACCTGGCTCAATGTCAGTAGACGAGTAATTGTGGGGAAGTCGGGGGAAAATACAAAATTTCATGTGAGATATTTTGAAATTGCCCCGGGTGGATATTCTACACTTGAAAAACATCGCCATGAGCATGTCGTGATCTGCGTTCGTGGTAATGGTTTGGCAGTTGCTGGTGATGATGTTTATGAAATGAATTTTATGGATGTAATTTACATTGGTTCAAATGTCCCACATCAATTTATAAATCAGTCGGATGAACCGTTTGGTTTCATTTGTATAGTTGACGCTAAAAGGGATAAGCCAAAGTTACTTAAGCGCAGTGAAATTTTTGAGTTGTTGAAAAGTGAAAAGGTAAGCAAGGTCGTTCGTATCCCCGAGACGTATCCAATTCAAGTTTGA
- a CDS encoding RrF2 family transcriptional regulator, which yields MPALLSKTTEYGIRAVLYIALNSSKYITTKEIAKELKIPKHFLAKVIQKLVRSKIIYSRRGRNGGFVLRKSPDKLKIIDVVLALEGDELFKKCVLGLPNCSDENPCSVHQNWSVIREQIKQMLSERTLKELLDGEVRI from the coding sequence GTGCCTGCTCTTTTAAGCAAAACAACGGAGTATGGGATAAGGGCGGTCCTTTACATCGCGCTTAACAGTTCAAAATATATCACGACGAAGGAAATAGCAAAGGAATTAAAAATACCTAAACATTTCCTCGCCAAAGTGATTCAAAAGCTAGTCAGGTCAAAAATAATATATTCAAGACGTGGGAGAAACGGTGGTTTCGTCTTGAGAAAATCACCTGATAAGTTAAAGATAATTGATGTTGTCCTTGCACTTGAAGGGGATGAATTATTTAAAAAATGCGTTCTTGGATTGCCGAATTGTTCGGATGAAAATCCTTGCTCCGTCCATCAAAATTGGAGTGTTATTCGTGAGCAGATAAAGCAGATGCTTTCAGAGAGGACATTAAAGGAGTTGTTGGATGGCGAGGTCAGGATTTAA
- a CDS encoding GlmU family protein, giving the protein MNICIFEDEKYRKLLPLVYFRPVYELRCGIIPIKDKIIRSFSNPNVILHARDYLTEVLKRDYPNYYVNELPANINQVLFINGRVLADPHFADKFKYNGKDIAYIKGDDIVAFWASGENLEKFKNKFGTPLAKSDFENYEKIEISAKLINYPWDIINNNGEQIVIDFNILTDGKARREGKIYEGVHLLNEHFIHIEEGAKIKPGVVLDAENGPIYIGKNVKILPNAVIEGPAYVGDGSLIKVSAKIYENTSIGPVCKVGGEVEASIIHAFSNKQHEGFIGHSYLGTWVNIGADTNNSDLKNDYGNVKVYVDGELIDSGSMFVGLIMGDHSKSGINLMFNTGTVVGVSCNIYGSGLPPKFVPSFSWGGAEDGFVTYRIDKAIEVAKRVMARRNVQLTEIDEKLFRKIFELTEEERSKAGVK; this is encoded by the coding sequence ATGAACATTTGCATCTTTGAGGATGAGAAATACAGGAAATTGCTTCCGCTCGTTTACTTCAGACCTGTGTATGAATTACGCTGTGGAATAATCCCAATCAAGGACAAAATCATAAGAAGTTTTTCAAACCCAAATGTAATTCTTCACGCAAGGGACTATCTGACGGAAGTTCTGAAAAGAGATTACCCAAATTATTATGTCAATGAGCTTCCTGCAAATATAAATCAAGTTCTGTTCATTAACGGTAGAGTTCTTGCCGACCCACACTTTGCGGATAAGTTTAAGTATAACGGGAAGGACATCGCTTATATCAAGGGAGATGATATCGTTGCTTTCTGGGCGAGCGGTGAAAATTTAGAAAAATTTAAAAATAAGTTTGGGACACCACTGGCAAAGTCTGATTTTGAGAATTATGAAAAGATTGAAATATCTGCGAAACTAATAAACTACCCCTGGGACATCATCAACAACAATGGCGAACAGATAGTCATTGACTTTAATATCTTAACCGATGGTAAAGCGAGAAGAGAGGGAAAAATTTACGAAGGCGTTCATCTTTTAAACGAACATTTCATCCACATTGAAGAGGGCGCGAAGATCAAACCTGGGGTTGTGCTTGATGCGGAAAACGGTCCAATTTACATTGGGAAAAATGTTAAAATTTTACCCAACGCGGTGATTGAAGGTCCGGCTTATGTTGGAGATGGGAGCTTGATAAAAGTATCGGCGAAAATTTACGAGAACACAAGCATCGGTCCTGTATGTAAGGTTGGAGGAGAGGTTGAAGCTTCAATAATACACGCTTTTTCAAATAAACAACACGAAGGTTTCATCGGGCACTCATATCTTGGGACATGGGTAAATATCGGGGCGGACACGAACAACAGCGATTTAAAAAATGATTATGGCAATGTCAAGGTTTATGTTGATGGTGAGCTTATTGATAGTGGATCAATGTTTGTTGGACTCATAATGGGAGACCATTCAAAAAGCGGTATAAATTTGATGTTTAATACTGGGACAGTCGTCGGAGTAAGTTGCAACATTTACGGCTCTGGCTTACCTCCAAAATTTGTTCCATCTTTTTCATGGGGTGGAGCTGAAGATGGATTCGTCACCTACCGAATTGATAAAGCGATTGAAGTTGCAAAAAGGGTTATGGCAAGGAGAAATGTCCAATTAACGGAAATTGATGAGAAACTTTTCAGAAAAATCTTTGAGTTGACCGAAGAGGAAAGAAGTAAGGCAGGGGTTAAATAA
- a CDS encoding multiheme c-type cytochrome, with protein sequence MKHIINLLAFLFVPVLIVISLVVFYPDVSKAVKTAQAQECIDCHVSKGITASAIRDWKLSKHYEAGVTCADCHIPVKEAVKEIHESKSSCEDKRVRRLVSPRNCAQCHEDKVNEFERGKHALAWVAMMAMPTTKDQPSVLIEGEKGCGGCHRIGRDEGKCDACHTRHKFSTVEARKPEACMTCHMGFDHPQWEMWSTSKHGTIYFTEGKNWDFSKPLSQWYKEPYKADSSTPRAPVCQTCHMPNGDHGVKTAWGFLALRVAEKDPEWAKLRNTIMRGLGVLDEKGNFTERIKVIEAGKVVRLTAEEWEAERNRMIKICSQCHSPSFAKEQLEKADQVIKESDKLMAEAIEIVESLYRDGILERPKDYPLHTDLLRFYEVRHPIEQKLYVMFLEHRMRSFQGAFHMNPDYQHWYGWAEMKKDLAEIKHEAEMLRKQYAQAKQKK encoded by the coding sequence ATGAAGCATATCATTAATTTGTTAGCTTTTCTTTTTGTCCCTGTTCTAATAGTTATTTCTCTTGTGGTCTTTTATCCTGATGTTTCAAAAGCGGTGAAGACCGCTCAAGCGCAGGAGTGCATTGATTGCCATGTTTCAAAGGGTATAACTGCGAGTGCGATTAGGGATTGGAAGTTGAGCAAGCATTATGAAGCTGGTGTCACATGTGCGGATTGTCATATCCCTGTCAAAGAGGCGGTGAAGGAGATACACGAGTCAAAGAGTAGTTGTGAAGATAAAAGGGTGAGGCGACTTGTTTCACCGAGGAATTGTGCACAATGTCATGAGGACAAGGTGAATGAGTTTGAAAGAGGGAAGCATGCTCTGGCTTGGGTTGCGATGATGGCTATGCCTACGACGAAGGATCAACCAAGCGTTTTAATTGAAGGGGAAAAGGGTTGCGGTGGTTGCCATAGAATTGGGCGTGATGAGGGGAAATGCGATGCTTGTCATACAAGGCATAAGTTCTCAACTGTTGAAGCCAGAAAACCCGAGGCGTGCATGACTTGTCATATGGGATTTGACCATCCGCAATGGGAGATGTGGAGCACTTCAAAGCATGGGACAATTTATTTTACGGAGGGGAAGAATTGGGATTTCAGCAAGCCATTGAGTCAGTGGTATAAAGAACCGTATAAGGCTGATTCATCAACACCAAGAGCTCCCGTTTGTCAGACATGCCATATGCCAAATGGTGACCACGGAGTTAAAACAGCTTGGGGCTTCCTCGCTTTAAGAGTTGCTGAAAAGGACCCAGAATGGGCGAAGTTGAGAAACACAATTATGCGTGGACTTGGCGTCCTTGATGAGAAAGGGAATTTCACAGAAAGGATTAAAGTCATTGAAGCAGGGAAAGTCGTTAGATTGACAGCGGAGGAATGGGAAGCGGAGAGAAATAGAATGATAAAAATTTGCTCCCAATGTCACAGCCCAAGTTTTGCGAAGGAACAACTTGAAAAAGCAGACCAAGTTATAAAGGAATCAGATAAACTTATGGCTGAGGCGATTGAGATCGTTGAATCGCTTTATAGAGATGGAATACTTGAGCGTCCAAAAGATTATCCTCTTCACACCGACTTGTTGAGGTTCTATGAGGTTCGTCATCCGATAGAGCAAAAGCTCTATGTTATGTTTCTTGAGCACAGGATGAGAAGTTTTCAAGGTGCGTTCCATATGAATCCGGATTATCAGCATTGGTATGGGTGGGCGGAGATGAAGAAAGACCTTGCCGAGATAAAACACGAAGCGGAGATGTTAAGAAAACAATATGCGCAAGCAAAACAGAAGAAGTAA